Proteins encoded by one window of Dyella humicola:
- a CDS encoding TlpA family protein disulfide reductase, producing MRRASPLLGWMLLAALFTTSLHAAQMLDEQRLIASLQLGASPSVRYLDQAGVSVGYTAFARLLGDGKTFSSTKDSQTGAAVLRIQTPGQPGRFAFKRGDAFPPFELPALQGGTQRLGSYQGRYTLISFFFADCAPCVAEVPTLNAYARQHGDMNFVAITYEDADAARQFATDRSFAWPILHNGQDLIDTLGVNTYPTLMLLDPTGHVAGVAIGMNMRDDEAKRLADLHRWIGLWQTATRAPL from the coding sequence GTGCGACGTGCATCGCCACTCCTCGGATGGATGTTGCTGGCGGCGCTGTTCACTACGTCGCTTCATGCGGCGCAAATGCTCGATGAGCAGCGCCTGATCGCATCGCTGCAACTCGGCGCATCACCTTCGGTGCGCTATCTCGATCAGGCTGGCGTGTCCGTCGGCTACACCGCGTTCGCCCGCCTGCTTGGCGATGGCAAGACCTTCAGCAGTACCAAGGACAGCCAGACTGGCGCTGCCGTGCTGCGCATCCAGACACCCGGACAACCCGGTCGATTCGCGTTCAAGCGCGGCGATGCATTTCCTCCGTTCGAGCTGCCGGCACTGCAGGGTGGCACGCAACGACTAGGCTCATACCAGGGTCGCTATACGCTGATCAGTTTCTTTTTCGCCGACTGCGCGCCATGCGTCGCCGAAGTGCCGACGCTCAATGCCTACGCTCGCCAGCACGGTGACATGAACTTCGTCGCCATTACCTATGAGGACGCGGATGCGGCGCGGCAGTTCGCGACCGATCGCAGCTTCGCATGGCCCATCCTGCATAACGGGCAAGACCTGATCGATACGCTGGGCGTCAACACGTATCCCACCCTTATGCTGCTGGACCCCACGGGCCACGTGGCCGGTGTCGCGATCGGCATGAACATGCGCGATGACGAGGCGAAGCGCCTGGCGGATCTGCATCGATGGATCGGACTCTGGCAGACCGCTACACGCGCGCCTTTGTAA
- the coxB gene encoding cytochrome c oxidase subunit II: MTSGGIRPGSTKRVVAACALIALAMFGGVAMANPQPGQLNMTRGSSTWSPVPYFLNNVALGVCVVIGILVFGAMFIAMFRFRKSRGAVAEKWSHNTTLEIIWTTIPVIILIVLAYLATGGLRTFSDTTGSLMTVKVTGYQWKWRYDYVDYQGKAIDKVGFMSKLDRESDETRQLNSGLDPNAVKVDGVNTYLINVDEPLVVPVGVKIRFVITAGDVIHSWWVPALGWKMDAIPGIVNAAWTNITEPGVYRGQCAELCGQDHGFMPIVVKALPKEEFEKWLADKEAQAKQPAPAAPAAASTAATPSTAQIAPDAPVAQGHQG, from the coding sequence ATGACATCTGGCGGCATCAGGCCTGGCAGTACCAAGCGAGTAGTCGCGGCATGCGCACTCATCGCCCTTGCAATGTTCGGCGGCGTGGCGATGGCCAATCCTCAGCCAGGACAGTTGAACATGACCCGTGGCTCGTCCACGTGGTCTCCCGTTCCGTACTTCCTCAATAACGTCGCGCTCGGTGTCTGCGTCGTCATCGGCATCCTCGTGTTCGGCGCGATGTTCATCGCCATGTTCCGCTTCCGCAAGTCGCGCGGTGCGGTGGCCGAGAAGTGGTCGCACAACACCACGCTTGAAATCATCTGGACCACGATCCCGGTGATCATCCTGATCGTGCTGGCCTATCTGGCCACCGGCGGCCTGCGCACGTTCTCCGACACCACCGGCTCGCTGATGACCGTGAAGGTCACCGGCTACCAGTGGAAGTGGCGCTACGACTACGTCGACTACCAGGGCAAGGCGATCGACAAGGTCGGCTTCATGTCCAAGCTGGACCGCGAGAGCGACGAGACCCGTCAGCTGAACTCGGGCCTCGACCCGAATGCGGTGAAGGTGGACGGCGTCAACACCTATCTCATTAATGTGGATGAGCCGCTGGTGGTGCCGGTCGGCGTCAAGATCCGCTTCGTGATCACCGCGGGTGACGTGATCCACTCCTGGTGGGTGCCGGCGCTGGGCTGGAAGATGGACGCCATCCCGGGCATCGTCAATGCGGCCTGGACCAACATCACCGAGCCGGGCGTGTACCGTGGCCAGTGCGCCGAGCTGTGCGGCCAGGATCATGGCTTCATGCCGATCGTGGTGAAGGCCTTGCCGAAGGAAGAGTTCGAGAAGTGGCTGGCTGACAAGGAAGCGCAGGCCAAGCAGCCGGCGCCGGCTGCCCCGGCAGC
- the putA gene encoding bifunctional proline dehydrogenase/L-glutamate gamma-semialdehyde dehydrogenase PutA — MTQPILSPELPTGVEPARARITAAWLRDETEAVNDLLAQATLPPVEREKVIDLAADLVSRVRLRAKDQSAVESFMRQYDLSSEEGVLLMCVAEALLRIPDKATADKLIRDKLGDANWKKHLGQSESLFVNVSTWGLMLTGKLVTLSEETRHDFTGALRRLVGRAGEPAIRLAVRQAMRIMGHQFVMGRTIGEALDRCAQKEYAVYRYSYDMLGESALTSETAERYQQDYRNAIAAIGSRGPFANHTDAPSISVKLSALHPRYEVAKRELAHRDLSAKLLELSQLAMKHGIALSVDAEEAERLELSLDIIGDVFAHPSLQGWNGLGIVVQAYAKRTPFVIDWLIETARASGRRWYVRLVKGAYWDAEVKRAQENGLAGYPVYTRKPNTDVSYLACASKLFDAGVALIYPQFATHNAHTIAAVHHMAQGRPYEYQRLHGMGTDLYAEVIGKGNLNVPCRVYAPVGTHEDLLPYLVRRLLENGANTSFVNRVVDESLPVRELVADPCETVRAFASIPHPRIPLPVNLYGELRKNSMGVNFSNDNELKALAEAIQSKTGPWTAEPLVPGAKSSGATVQVTNPADRRQVVGSYVSADSATVEKALANAVAAQHNWDRLPAASRAAILEHAAEQLEARRGEFIALCVREAGKSLPDAIAEIREAADFLRYYATMARRLFGHPEQLPGPTGESNQLFLNGRGVFVCISPWNFPLAIFLGQISAALAAGNAVIAKPAEQTSLIGYVAVKLLQDAGVPAEVLQFLPGDGATVGAALTRDPRVAGVAFTGSTETAWAINRALAARNAPIAALVAETGGQNAMIADSSALPEQIVKDVVASAFQSAGQRCSAARVLYVQEDIADKVCAMLAGAMGELKVGDPGQLSTDVGPVIDEDAKKILVDHAARMDKEAKKIGEVKLDPATTGNGTFFAPRAYEIPSLATLTREIFGPVLHVIRWKGDELAKVVDEINATGYGLTLGIHSRIDDTVEYIQSRARVGNCYVNRNQIGAVVGVQPFGGEGLSGTGPKAGGPHYLLRFAGERTLTINTTAAGGNASLLTIGE; from the coding sequence GTGACCCAGCCCATTCTCAGCCCCGAACTTCCGACTGGCGTCGAACCGGCCCGCGCCCGCATTACCGCGGCCTGGCTGCGTGACGAGACCGAAGCGGTCAACGACCTGCTGGCGCAGGCGACCTTGCCGCCGGTGGAACGCGAAAAAGTGATCGACCTGGCCGCCGACCTGGTGTCCCGCGTGCGCCTGCGCGCCAAGGACCAGAGCGCCGTCGAATCCTTCATGCGCCAGTACGACCTGTCGTCGGAAGAAGGCGTGCTGCTGATGTGCGTGGCCGAAGCCCTGCTGCGCATCCCCGACAAGGCCACCGCGGACAAGCTGATCCGCGACAAGCTGGGCGATGCGAACTGGAAGAAGCATCTGGGTCAGAGCGAGTCGCTGTTCGTCAATGTGTCGACCTGGGGCCTGATGCTCACCGGCAAGCTGGTGACCTTGTCGGAGGAAACCCGCCACGACTTCACCGGCGCGCTGCGTCGCCTGGTCGGTCGCGCGGGCGAGCCGGCGATCCGCCTCGCGGTACGCCAGGCCATGCGCATCATGGGCCATCAGTTCGTCATGGGCCGCACCATCGGCGAAGCGCTGGATCGTTGCGCACAGAAGGAATATGCGGTCTACCGCTATTCCTACGACATGCTCGGCGAGTCGGCGCTCACCAGCGAAACCGCCGAGCGCTATCAGCAGGACTACCGTAACGCGATTGCCGCGATCGGTTCGCGCGGACCGTTCGCCAACCACACCGACGCGCCGTCGATCTCGGTGAAGCTGTCGGCCCTGCATCCGCGCTACGAAGTGGCCAAGCGCGAGCTTGCTCATCGCGACCTCAGCGCCAAGCTGCTGGAGCTGTCGCAGTTGGCGATGAAGCACGGCATTGCGCTGTCGGTCGACGCCGAGGAGGCTGAGCGCCTGGAACTGTCGCTGGACATCATCGGTGACGTGTTCGCGCATCCTTCGCTGCAAGGCTGGAATGGCCTCGGCATCGTGGTGCAGGCGTACGCGAAGCGCACGCCGTTCGTGATCGACTGGCTGATCGAAACCGCGCGTGCCAGCGGTCGTCGCTGGTACGTGCGCCTGGTCAAGGGCGCTTACTGGGACGCCGAGGTCAAGCGCGCCCAGGAAAACGGCCTGGCCGGCTATCCCGTCTATACGCGCAAGCCGAACACCGACGTCTCCTACCTGGCCTGCGCAAGCAAGCTGTTCGACGCGGGCGTGGCATTGATCTACCCGCAGTTCGCCACACACAACGCACACACCATCGCTGCTGTGCATCACATGGCGCAGGGTCGTCCGTACGAATACCAGCGCCTGCACGGCATGGGCACCGACCTGTACGCCGAGGTGATCGGCAAAGGCAACCTCAACGTGCCATGCCGCGTCTACGCGCCGGTCGGCACGCATGAGGACCTGCTGCCCTACCTGGTGCGCCGCCTGCTTGAAAACGGCGCCAATACCAGCTTCGTGAACCGCGTGGTCGACGAGAGTCTGCCGGTGCGCGAACTGGTCGCCGATCCGTGCGAGACCGTGCGTGCCTTCGCCTCCATTCCCCACCCGCGCATTCCGCTGCCGGTGAATCTCTACGGTGAACTTCGGAAGAATTCCATGGGCGTCAACTTCTCCAACGACAACGAACTGAAGGCCCTCGCCGAGGCGATCCAGAGCAAGACCGGTCCGTGGACCGCCGAGCCGCTGGTCCCGGGTGCCAAGAGCAGCGGCGCCACCGTGCAGGTGACCAACCCGGCCGATCGTCGCCAGGTCGTGGGCAGCTATGTCAGCGCCGACAGCGCCACCGTCGAAAAGGCGCTGGCCAATGCCGTCGCCGCCCAGCACAACTGGGATCGCCTGCCGGCCGCGAGCCGCGCCGCCATCCTTGAGCATGCTGCCGAGCAATTGGAAGCGCGTCGCGGCGAGTTCATCGCGCTGTGCGTGCGCGAAGCCGGCAAGAGCCTGCCCGACGCCATCGCCGAAATCCGCGAGGCGGCCGACTTCCTGCGTTATTACGCCACCATGGCACGCCGCCTGTTCGGCCATCCCGAACAGCTGCCCGGCCCCACCGGCGAGAGCAACCAGCTGTTCTTGAACGGCCGTGGTGTGTTCGTGTGCATCAGCCCGTGGAACTTCCCGCTGGCGATCTTCCTGGGCCAGATCAGCGCTGCGCTGGCTGCCGGCAATGCGGTCATTGCCAAGCCGGCCGAACAGACCAGCCTGATCGGCTACGTCGCCGTGAAGCTACTGCAGGATGCCGGCGTGCCGGCCGAGGTGTTGCAGTTCCTGCCGGGCGACGGCGCCACCGTCGGTGCCGCACTCACGCGCGATCCGCGCGTGGCTGGCGTGGCCTTCACCGGCTCCACCGAAACCGCCTGGGCAATCAACCGCGCCCTCGCCGCACGCAATGCACCGATCGCCGCGCTGGTCGCCGAAACCGGTGGCCAGAACGCGATGATCGCCGACTCCTCGGCTCTGCCCGAGCAGATCGTCAAGGACGTGGTCGCTTCGGCGTTCCAGTCCGCCGGCCAGCGTTGCTCGGCCGCGCGCGTGCTGTACGTGCAGGAAGACATCGCCGACAAGGTTTGCGCGATGCTCGCCGGCGCCATGGGCGAGCTGAAGGTCGGCGACCCCGGCCAGCTGTCCACCGACGTGGGTCCGGTGATCGACGAGGACGCCAAGAAGATCCTGGTCGACCACGCCGCGCGCATGGACAAGGAAGCGAAGAAGATCGGCGAAGTGAAGCTCGACCCGGCCACCACCGGCAACGGCACCTTCTTCGCCCCGCGCGCCTACGAGATTCCCTCGCTGGCCACGCTCACCCGCGAAATCTTCGGTCCGGTGCTGCACGTGATCCGCTGGAAGGGCGACGAGCTGGCCAAGGTAGTCGATGAGATCAACGCCACCGGCTACGGCCTTACCCTCGGCATCCACAGCCGCATTGATGACACCGTCGAGTACATCCAGAGCCGCGCGCGCGTGGGCAACTGCTACGTCAACCGCAACCAGATCGGTGCGGTGGTCGGCGTGCAGCCGTTCGGCGGCGAAGGCCTGTCCGGCACCGGCCCGAAGGCGGGCGGCCCGCATTACCTGCTGCGCTTCGCCGGCGAGCGCACGCTCACCATCAACACCACGGCGGCCGGCGGCAATGCATCGCTGCTGACCATCGGCGAGTAA
- a CDS encoding AraC family transcriptional regulator encodes MTSVAAMVGHATEDSTGAPAGADPRYTAAETPSNILVHLTQLALARGLPCDAWFTGSGLRRDQLNDPTLRVSYRQAQMVIRRALQATGKAGLGLEVGQGETLGSFGLLGLAMMTSPTFGDAMKVGITHHRVSGSLLDVSFEAVSPREVALAAWPRFNDPPLLPFLCEELFSSALAIARQLVGSDFRPSRLEVTYARPAYVEAYADYFQCELVFGARLNRVVLDAQWLGHPLPSHNPLTAQQALALCMQQHDVGGMQQEVVGSVERLLRSHLRQQPRLPDVARMLNMSERSLRRRLAEGGRIFREIHDRVRAERALELLHGGALSVAEIGLEIGFSDPREFRRAFKRWTGMPPRSARQHAA; translated from the coding sequence ATGACGTCCGTTGCGGCCATGGTCGGTCATGCAACTGAAGACTCCACGGGTGCGCCAGCGGGCGCCGACCCGCGCTATACCGCGGCCGAAACCCCGTCGAACATCCTCGTCCATCTCACCCAGCTAGCGCTTGCGCGCGGCCTTCCCTGCGATGCCTGGTTCACCGGTTCAGGCCTGCGTCGCGACCAGCTGAACGACCCGACCCTGCGCGTGTCCTATCGACAGGCCCAAATGGTGATACGCCGCGCGTTGCAGGCAACGGGCAAGGCGGGACTGGGGCTTGAGGTAGGTCAGGGCGAGACACTGGGCAGCTTCGGCCTGCTCGGCCTGGCCATGATGACCTCGCCCACGTTCGGCGATGCCATGAAGGTGGGCATCACGCATCATCGGGTCAGCGGCAGCCTGCTCGATGTCAGTTTCGAAGCCGTCAGCCCGCGTGAAGTGGCGCTGGCAGCATGGCCACGCTTCAACGATCCGCCGCTGCTGCCCTTCCTGTGCGAGGAGTTGTTCTCCAGCGCGCTGGCGATCGCGCGCCAACTGGTGGGCAGCGACTTTCGGCCATCACGGCTTGAGGTGACCTACGCCAGGCCTGCGTATGTCGAGGCCTATGCCGATTACTTCCAGTGCGAACTGGTGTTCGGTGCGCGCCTCAACCGCGTCGTGCTCGACGCGCAATGGCTGGGGCACCCACTGCCCTCACACAACCCGCTGACCGCCCAGCAGGCACTTGCTCTGTGCATGCAACAGCACGACGTCGGCGGCATGCAACAGGAAGTCGTCGGCTCGGTCGAGCGCTTGCTGCGAAGCCACCTGCGCCAGCAGCCGCGACTGCCGGATGTGGCACGCATGCTCAATATGAGCGAACGTTCGCTGCGCCGTCGGCTGGCCGAAGGCGGCCGGATTTTCCGCGAGATCCATGACCGTGTCCGCGCCGAACGGGCGCTGGAGCTGTTGCACGGCGGTGCGCTGAGCGTGGCGGAAATCGGCCTCGAGATCGGCTTCAGCGATCCACGCGAATTCCGTCGTGCGTTCAAGCGCTGGACCGGCATGCCGCCGCGCAGCGCCCGCCAGCACGCGGCCTGA
- a CDS encoding acid phosphatase — MQTYVVHASHAGLLAALVLASGCAPVQTPPANQPAAEAPPLQTAVLLPAAPKPGSARYEADRQVFRATRKLEGTPRWELAQHDVDYATPVLMDDFSCAMGVPLDAQRLPRLTALVDLTSTAADKSTGPAKQANQRQRPFLIDQGAVCQPTEQLAKSFDYPSGHATRGWAVGLVLAELAPDRASDLLLRSRAFADSRVVCGAHNLSAIEAGAMNGAAVVATLRTSQAFQAQLSAARAELAPYRQATPSNAGPQCAAEKALIEPTPY; from the coding sequence ATGCAAACCTATGTCGTCCACGCATCGCATGCCGGCTTGCTGGCAGCCCTGGTCCTGGCCTCCGGCTGCGCGCCGGTGCAAACACCACCGGCGAACCAGCCTGCGGCGGAGGCGCCGCCGTTGCAGACCGCCGTGCTGTTGCCTGCCGCGCCGAAGCCGGGCTCGGCCCGCTACGAGGCCGACCGTCAGGTGTTTCGCGCCACCCGCAAGCTGGAAGGCACGCCACGCTGGGAACTGGCCCAACATGACGTGGACTACGCCACGCCGGTGCTGATGGATGACTTCAGCTGCGCCATGGGCGTGCCGTTGGATGCCCAGCGCCTGCCGCGCCTGACCGCCTTGGTCGATCTGACCAGCACGGCCGCCGACAAGTCGACGGGACCCGCCAAACAGGCCAACCAGCGACAGCGTCCGTTCCTGATTGATCAAGGAGCCGTGTGCCAGCCCACCGAACAGCTCGCGAAGAGTTTCGACTACCCATCCGGTCATGCCACCCGCGGCTGGGCGGTGGGCCTGGTGCTCGCCGAACTGGCGCCGGACCGTGCCTCCGACCTGCTGCTGCGTTCACGTGCGTTTGCCGACAGCCGCGTGGTCTGCGGCGCCCATAATCTGAGTGCGATTGAGGCGGGCGCGATGAACGGTGCCGCCGTGGTGGCGACCCTGCGAACGTCGCAGGCGTTCCAGGCGCAGCTATCCGCTGCGCGTGCGGAACTGGCCCCCTATCGCCAGGCAACCCCATCGAATGCCGGGCCGCAGTGCGCTGCCGAGAAAGCGTTGATTGAGCCGACGCCTTATTAA
- a CDS encoding DUF2244 domain-containing protein, with product MWLKPNRALSRRDLRRVIGVLVALALTTAGLGAWQGNVFAPLFALVESFAVAFALGVAWRAGDRSERITLDESSLEVQSLPGRRSARFQTYWVRVQLHSGKGRARLLLTSHGQELEIGAFLADEERAELSRKLKVLLAAINDPQRR from the coding sequence ATGTGGCTCAAGCCCAATCGCGCCCTGAGTCGCCGTGACTTGCGTCGTGTGATCGGGGTATTGGTGGCGCTGGCGTTGACGACGGCCGGGTTGGGCGCGTGGCAGGGGAATGTGTTTGCTCCGCTGTTCGCCTTGGTCGAGTCCTTTGCTGTGGCTTTCGCTTTAGGCGTGGCCTGGCGAGCCGGCGACCGCAGCGAGCGCATCACCCTCGACGAATCGTCGCTGGAGGTGCAATCCCTGCCAGGTCGGCGCAGTGCGCGTTTCCAGACTTACTGGGTGCGCGTGCAGCTGCACAGCGGCAAGGGGAGAGCTCGTCTATTGCTGACGTCGCATGGGCAGGAACTGGAAATCGGGGCCTTCCTCGCTGATGAGGAGCGCGCCGAACTGTCAAGGAAACTCAAGGTGTTGCTGGCCGCTATCAACGATCCGCAGCGCAGGTAG